CCCCGGCCGGAATCGCGAGCGCCTACGCGCAGGAAGCAGCCGGCCGCGGCGAGGGCGCCGACGGCGACCCAGTAGTTGGGCATGGCCTGCGGGCCGTAGAAGAGGGTGACCCACAGCGAGGCGAACAGGGCGCCGGCGAGGGCGAGGACGCGCACCGGGAACAGGCCGCGCCAGACGGACAGGGCCAGGTACAGGGCGAGGCCGGACAGGAGCGCGAGGTAGACCCGCAGCAGCGCGGTGGAGGTGGACCAGGAGGCGACGGGCGCGACGAGCAGGGAGACGCCCCGGGCGCGCGGGGCGCTGAAGAAGGCGGCGGGCGCCTGCGGGCTGACCTGGCTGACGTACACCGTCTCGTCCCAGCCGAGGCCCATGCCGGGCCGGACGAGGAGGAGTTGGGCCAGGGTGAAGGCGGCCGCGACGGCGGCGAGCGGGGCGGTGGGCCGCGGCCGCGGGCCGCCGGCGAAGGCGCGTCGGGCACGCTCGCGCCGCAGCCCGGCGAGTGTGGCGTGCGCGCTGCCGGCCATCATCACCCCTCATGCCCCACGATGCGCGGGGCGACTGTCACCCTACAGTCTGTAGGGTCGAGGACGGGAGTCGGGAAAACACGCCAGGCAAGGTGAGAACACCGCAAAGTAAGACGAAAACACCGTCAAGTCGGGGGGAAACACCGCCAAACTACCCCGAAATCCGGCCTGCCACCGGGCGGACAGGGCCATCCGGCCGATGGCACTACGCGCTGTAAGGTTGGGCCATGGCTGGCACAGGGGCCCGCGGCAGGGCGGAGCGGCGCAGCGCCGGTGCGCTGGAGAGCGAGGTGCTGGCCACGCTGTGGGCCACGGACCGGCCGCTGACGCCGGCCGAGATCCAGGCCGAGGTCGACGGGGCGCTCGCCTACAACACGGTGCACACCATCCTCAAACGCCTGTACGACAAGGGGCTGGTGCTGCGGGACGCCGACGGCCGGCGCGGCGCGTACCGGCCCGCGAAGAACGCGGCCGAGCTGACGGCCGAGGCGATGCACGAGGCCCTGGACCGCGGGCCCGACCCGATCGCCGCGCTCCAGCAGTTCGTGACCGGGCTGAGCCCGGAGGAGGAGCGTGCGCTGCGCGACCTGCTCGCGGGGGACGGCGCATGACGTACGACGTCTACACCCCGCTGGTGCTGTCGCTGCTGCTGTCCGCGGCGGGGCCGCTGATCGCCCGGCGGGCCGCACCGGCCCTCGCCGCGCGTGTGCTCACCTCGGCGGCGGTGCTGACCGCAGGCGCCACCACCTGGTCGCTGGTCCTGCTGGCCGCGACGCTGCTCGGCGCGGCGCCGCCGGTGATCCGCGAGGCCCGGGAGGACGGGCACCCGGTGACGGACCCCGTGCCCGGGGCGATCGGTGCGGCCGCCTGTCTGGCTCTGCTGGCGGTCGGCGTGCGGGTGTACCGGGCCGTGCGCGCCGAGCGGCGCACCCGGCGGGTTCTGCGCCGGCTGTGCGCGGGGCATCCGGCGGACACCGAGCTGATCGTCGCCGCCTCCGAGGTGCCGCAGGCCTTCGCGATCCCGGGCAGGCCGGGACGCATCCTGGTCACCTCGGCGATGCTGAGCGCCCTCGGGCCCGCCGAACGCCGGGTGCTGCTCGCCCACGAGCGGGCCCATCTCAGCCACCGGCACGGGTCGCTGGTCACGGCGGCGACGCTCGCCGTCGCCGCCGACCCGCTGCTGCGTCCGGTGCGTTCCGCCATCGCGTTCCTGGTGGAGCGGTGGGCGGACGAGCAGGCGGCGTCGACGGTCAGGGACCGACGTACGGCCGCCCGGGCCCTGGCCCGGGCCGCCCTCACCGCCGGCCGGGCCCGGGCGTGCGCCCTCGGCTTCGCCGACCGCTCGGTCACCCGCCGGATCGCGGCCCTGCAGACGAGCCCGCCGCCGCGGTTGTGGCCGGCCGCGGCAGGCGTCCTCCTCCTTGGCGCCCTGGCCACCCTCCTCGCCGCCGACGCGACGGGCGACCTTCTCCGGCAGTTGTCCGGCGCGCTGAGCTGAAGGCCCCCGGAAGGGGCGCCCGGCTCACCCGGCGAGCCGCACCGCCGTGCAACGCCGACCACCCACTCCGGCACCACGGACACCGACGCGCCTTCCGGCCGCGCCAACGCCGACATGGCTCCGCACCGCGCGGACGGCCGACACGCCTCCCGGCCGAGCCGACACCCGACGGCACCTCCGGCCCCGGACTCCCGACGGCACCTCCGACCGCGGACGCAGACGGGCGCTTCCCGGCCCGAGGACACCCGACATGACTCCCCATCCCGCAGATGCCCGAAGACACCTCCCGCCCCCCGGGACACCCGGCGGCACCGCCCGGCTGTCGCAGCCGGGGGGCGTGTCAGCCCCCGTTCGGCGTGCGGTGTGGTGGCTGGTCCGGTGCCGGGCGGCGTACCGCCGGTGGCATCGCTCGTACGGCGGGTCCGTCGGTGCTCACGGTGAGCGGCTCGCCGTGGTGCCGGAGGGTCAGCGGCGGCCCGTCCAGCAGGGCGTACGTCGCCTTGTCGGCGCCGATCTCCACGCGCAGCCGCCGGCCCCGGAACTCGACGTTGAAGGCGAGCCGGCTCAGGCGCTCGGGCAGGCGCGGCGCGAACCGCAGGCGCTCGCCGTCGCGGCGCATCCCGCCGAAGCCCGCCACCAGCGCCATCCAGCTGCCGGCCAGCGAGGCGATGTGCAGCCCGTCGCGGGTGTTGTGCTCCAGGTCCCGCAGGTCCATCAGGGCGGCCTCGGTGGTGTAGTCCCAGGCGAGGTCGAGATGGCCGGTCTCGGCGGCGATGACGGCCTGGCAGCACGCCGACAGGGAGGAGTCCCGGACGGTCAGCGGCTCGTAGTAGGCGAAGTTCCGGGCGACCTGCTCCTCGTCGTACCGGTCGGCGAAGAAGTCGCCGCAGGTGTACATGGCCAGCACCAGGTCGGCCTGCTTGACGACCTGCTTGCGGTACAGGTCGAAGTAGGGGAAGTGCAGCAGCAGCGGGTACTGGTCGGGGCGGGTGCCGGCGAAGTCCCAGCGCTGGTAGCGGGTGAACCCGGCGTGCTGCTCGTGCACGCGCAGCTCGTGGTTGTAGGGGACGTGCATCGCGTCGGCGGCGTCCCGCCAGGAGGCGGTCTCCTCCTCGTCCACGCCCAGCCGGGCCGCCTCGCGCGGGTGGCGTTCGGCGGCGTCGGCGGCGGCGAGCAGGTTCTGCCGGGCCATGAGGTTGGTGTACGTGTTGTCGTCGGCGATCGCGCTGTACTCGTCGGGGCCGGTGACCCCGTCGATGTGGAAGACGCCGTGGGCGTCGTGGTGGCCCAGGGAGCGCCACAGCCGCGCGGTCTCCACCAGCAGTTCCACGCCGGTCTCGCGCTCGAACACGGTGTCGCCGGTGGCCTCGACGTACCGGACGACCGCGTCGGCTATGCCGGCGTTCACATGGAAGGCGGCGGTGCCGGCCGGCCAGTACGCCGAGCCCTCCGGCCCGGCGATGGTCCGCCACGGGAACGCGGCGCCCGCGAGCCCGAGCTGCGCCGCGCGCTCCCGGGCCTCGTCCAGGGTGTTGTACCGCCAGCGCAGGGCCTCGGCGACGGCGGCGGGGGCGGTGTGGACGAGCACCGGCAGCACGAACATCTCGGTGTCCCAGAAGGCGTGCCCGTCGTAGCCGGAGCCGGTCAGGCCCTTGGCCGGGATGGCCCGCTGCTCGGCGCGGGCGCCGGCCTGCAGGACGTGGAACAGGGCGAAGCGGACCGCCTGCTGGATCTGCTCGTCGCCCTCCACCTCGACGTCGGCGCGGGCCCAGAAGTCGTCCAGGCAGGCCCGCTGGTCGGCGAGCAGGCCCTGCCAGCCGTCGTGCGCGGCGGCGGCGAGCGCGGCGTCGACCTGGTCGGCCATCGCGGGCAGCGAGCGGGCGCCGGACCAGCCGTGGGCGACCAGCTTCTCCACCCGCAGCGTCTGCCCGGGCTCGAGCACGGAGGTGACCGTCAGGCGGGCCACGTCGGTGCCGCTCTCGCTGCGGGTGGTGGTGCGCTCCGGGCCGCTGACGACGTGATCGGCGGCCACGGCCACCCTCAGGCCGCTGCGCCGGGTGCGGTGCACCAGCCGCAGCCGGCTGCCGGAGGCGAAGTGGTCCTCCTGCTCCAGCGGCGACTGCAGCGCGATGGCCGCGCGCGGGTCGCCGTCGGACTCGGGCAGGGTCTCGTTGGCGACCAGCTCGGACTGGATCACCACCCGGCTGCGGTCGCCGACGGCCTCCACCTCGTACGCGATGGCGGCCACCGCGCGCTGGGTCAGCGACACCAGCCGGGTCGAGCGCACCCGGACCGTGGACCCGGCCGGCGAGGTCCACTCGCAGGTCCGCTCCAGCACCCCGCGGCGCAGGTCGAGGACCCGTTCGTGGCTGACGAGCCGGCCGTAGCGCAGGTCGAAGGGCTCGTCGTCGACGAGCAGCCTGATGATCTTGCCGTTGGTGACGTTGATGACCGTCTGGCCGGACTCGGGGTAGCCGTAGCCGGCTTCGGCGTACGGCAGCGGGTGCACCTCGTGCACGCCGTTGAGGTAGCTGCCGGGCAGGCCGTGCGGTTCGCCCTCGTCGAGGTTGCCGCGCCAGCCGACGTGCCCGTTGGACAGCGCGAACACCGACTCGCTCTGGGCGAGGACGCCGAGGTCGAGGGCGGTCTCCCGGACCGCCCACGGCTCGACGGTGTACGACCGGTCGGTGATCACTGCTTGCCTCCCAGCTCGGCGAGGTCCTTCACCACGATGCTCGCGCCGTGCGCGTACAGCGCGTCGGTCTGGCCCACGCGGTCCACGCCGACGACGTAGCCGAAGCCGCCCGAGCGGCCCGCGTCCATGCCGGCCAGCGCGTCCTCGAAGACGGCCGCCCGGGACGGCTCGACCCCCAGGTCGTGGGCGGCGGCGAGGAACGTGTCGGGGTGCGGCTTGCCCGGCAGGTGCCGCGCCGCGGCGACCACGCCGTCGACGCGCACGTCGAAGAGGTGCTCGGCCCCCACGGCGCGCAGCACGTCCCGGCAGTTGGCGCTGGAGGAGACGATCGCCGTGCGCAGGCCCGCTGCGCGGACCGCCTCCAGATACCGCAGGGTGCCCTCGTAGGCCTCCACCCCGCCGGTGCGGATCTTCTCCAGCAGCAGGACGTTCTTGCGGTTGCCGAGGCCGTGCACCGTACGGGCGTCCGGCGGGTCGTCGGGGGTGCCCTCGGGCAGGTGGATGCCGCGCGAGTCGAGGAAGGCGCGGACGCCGTCGGCGCGTGGGCGGCCGTCGACGTACTCGTCGTAGTCGGCGACCGCGTCGAACGGCCGGCCCTGCTCCCCCGCGTAGCCCCGCAGGAACGCGTCGAACGTCTCCTTCCAGGCCGCCGCGTGCACGACGGCCGTCTTGGTGACGACCCCGTCGAGGTCGAACAGACAGGCCTGGATTTCGTCGGGCAGACCGAGCTGAGTCATACCGGCACTGTTCCCCATGAGCCGCCTTCCAGTGAGTGGTACACGCCACAGGTTTCCGCAAACTCCTGGTGACACACTCTGCTGTGTGCCGCTGACCTTCGACGACCTCCTCGACCGTGCCCGCGGCCTGGTCCGGGGCGGCCGGCGTGCCCTGCTGGGCATCGCGGGCAGCCCGGGGGCGGGCAAGACGACGCTCGCCGAGCATCTGGTGCGCGCCCTGAACGCCGACGGCCCGCCCTGGGCGGCGCACGTCCCCATGGACGGCTTCCACCTGGCCGACGCCGAGCTGGACCGGCTCGGCCGCCGGGACCGCAAGGGCGCCCCGGACACCTTCGACGCGGCCGGGTACGCGGCGCTGCTGCGGCGGCTGCGCGAGGACACCGACGAGGTGGTGTACGCGCCCGGCTTCGAGCGGGTGCTGGAGCAGCCGCTCGCGGGCGCGATACCGGTGCCGCCGGCCGCCCGGCTGGTGGTCACCGAGGGCAACTACCTGCTGCTGGCGGAGGGTTCCTGGGCTCGGGTACGGCCGTGCCTGGACGAGGTGTGGTACTGCGAGGCGGACGAGCCCGAGCGGATCCGCCGGCTGATCGCCCGGCACGAGGAGTTCGGCAAGGACCACGAGACGGCCGTGGCCTGGGTCCTCGGCACGGACCAGCGCAACGCCGCCCTGGTGGCGGCGACCCGCGGGCAGGCGGACCTGGTGGTGCCGGCCACCGCGCTGCGGCCGCCGTCCCGTGCGACGGAGTGCCGGCCGGCCGGTTCGTCCGGGCCGGGGTGAACTCCGGCCGGCTGCGGGCCGTATCCGTGGACACGGCAGAAGGTCTGCCGGTACGACTCGTGCAGCGGTGACGCCCGCGGCGGCGGGTGCGGTGCGACAGTAGGGCCATGTCCGGGCCCACCACCGTTCCCGCCGCCCCCAGGCCGGTGCCACCGCGGGGCGGATGATGGCGCGCGAACAGCACCTGGTCCTCACCCGTGAGCCCTCCGCCGCGGAGCCACGGCCGGCTCCCGGCCGCCGTGTGTACGCCTGGCTGCGCCGCCGCCGTCGGTGGCTGGTGCCGCTGCTGGCGGCGCTGCTGCTCGCCCAGATGGCCGCGGTGATGGTGACGACGGCCGTGCAGCAGACCCCGACCATCGACGAGCCGGTGTACGTGGCGACGGCGGCCGACTATCTGCACGAGCACCGGATCCGCTACAACCCGGAGCATCCGCCGCTCGGCAAGCTGCTGATCGCGGCCGGGGTGGCGGTGGCCGGACCGCACTACGACCCGTCGTACACCGGTACCCAGGGGGACGTGGGCCGGCATCTGCTGTACGAGTCGGGCAACGATCCCTGGCGGGTGATGCTGTGGGCGCGGCTGCCGGTGATCGTGCTGACGCTGCTGTCCGGGCTGGTCGCGTTCGCGTTCGCCAGGGAACTGACCGGCGTGGCGGGCGGTCTGGTGGCGCTCGCGCTGTACGCCTTCTCCCCCGACCTGATCGCCCACGGCTCGCTCGCCACGCTGGACGTGCCGATGGCCGGGTTCGTGCTGACGTCGGCCTGGCTGGTGTGGCGTGCCCGTCGTAGGCCCGCCCTGTACCTGCCGCTCGCCGGTGCGGCCCTGGGTGCGGCCCTGGCGACGAAGATGAGCGCCCTGCCGGCGGTTCCGGTGCTGATGGCGCTGGCAGCGGTGTCCGTCCTGGCGTCCAAGCCCCCGTCCCCGCACCCCGCCCCGCACAAGGCCCTGTCCCCGCACCCCGCCCCGCGCGCGGCCCTTTCCGCGTATGCCGCGCTGCGCGCCGCCCTGTCCGCACTCGCGGGGCCTCGGGAGGCCCGCCGCCGGACGGCGCTGCGGGCACTCGCCGGCGCAGTGGTGGTGGCGGTGGTGGCCGTCGCCGTCGTCTGGGCCGCGTATCTCGCCGTCGATCCCCTCCTGCGGTTCTCCCCCGCCGAGCCGGTCCCGGCGCTGCACGGGCTGCGCGGGCGGCTGGTGGGCCTGCTGCCGCTGCCGGGGGCGTACCGGGCGGGGATGCGGGTGCAGTTCGCGCTGGAGGCGTACCCGTGGCAGGGGTATCTGTTCGGGCGTCTGTACACCGGCTCGCTCTGGTACTACCTGCCGGCCGCGCTGCTGGTGAAGACGCCGCTCGGGCTGCTGGTGCCGGGCGCGGCCGGTGCCGTGGCGGTCGTGGCGGCCCGCCGGCTGCGGCCCGCGGCGCCGTATCTGCTGCTGCCGCCCGGGGTGCTGCTGGCGGCGGCGATGACCGGGTCGCGGGACTTCGGGACGAGGTACGCGCTGTTCGTGCCGATGTTCCTGGCGGTGGCGGCCGCCTGTGCGCCGCGGCCCGGCCGGCGGTGGACGGCCGTGGCGACGGCGGCGCTGGTGCTGTTCGCCGCCGTGAGTTCGCTGCGGACGTTCCCGTACTACCTGCCGTACTCCAACGAGGCCTTCGGCGGCCCCGCCCGCACCCACCGGCTGCTGCACGACTCCAACGTGGACTGGGGGCAGGACCTGGGCCGGCTCGCCGACCGGCTCCGGCAGCGGTATCCGGGCGAACGGGTGTGGCTGGTGTACAAGGGCAGCGGTGTTCCGTCGTACTACGGCATCCGCGCGGCCGATCCGCGCGGGGTGCCGCCGGAGCGGGTGCACGGGCTGCTGGTGGTGTCCGACTCGGCGCTCGCCAAGGCGCGCGGGCGGCTCGCGGAGCTGGTCGCCGGCAGCCGTCCGGCCGGTGACGTGGGGCATTCGATCAGCCTCTTCCGCCGCTGATCCCGCCTGCTCACACCCCGGTTCCTGACGGTGGGTGAGCTATGTTGAGTGCTTGTGGCAGACAAAGGAGGCGGACCGGTGCCCTCGCCGCAGCAGGCTCGCGCACAGGCATCTGCGATCACGTCCGGCAAGACCGCACCCGAGGCGGAAGCGTCGCCGACCTCGCGGCTGAGGGAACTCTTCGACGGCCCCCGTCTGTCGCCGGGGCAGCGGCGCATCGCCCAGTATCTGATCGAGCACATCACCGAGGCCGCGTTCCTGTCCATCACCGAGCTGGCCGACCGGGTCGGGGTCAGCCAGCCGTCCGTCACCCGCTTCGCCGGCGCCGTCGGCTTCAGCGGCTATCCGGCGCTGCGCGAGAAGCTCCAGTCGATCGCGCTGAGCAGCCTGGCCGGCGGGCCGGGCGAGGAGGACCGGGCCAACGAGCTCCAGGCGGCCGTCGACGCCGAGATCGAGAACCTGGAGAACCTGCGGCGTGACTTCGCCGACCCGGAGAAGATCATCCAGGTCGGCCGCGAGCTGTCCCGTTCCACGCCGCTGACGGTGCTGGGGCTGCGGATCTCGGAGTCGCTGGCCGAGTACTTCGGCTACGCCGCCCGCCGGATCCACCCCGACGTACGGCTGGTCACCCGGGGCGGCAGCGTGGCCTACGACGCGCTGCTGCAGTGCCGTGAGGCCGGCGGCACCTGGGTGCTGGCCTTCGCCATGCCCCGGCACTCCCAGGAGACCCTGCAGGCGGTCCGGGTCGCGCGCGGTGCCGGCCTGAAGGTCGCCCTGGTGACCGACCTGGCGCTCGGCCCGGTGGCCGACGAGGCCGACGTCACCTTCGCCACCGGCACCGGCTCCCGGCTGGTGTTCGACTCCTATGCCGCGCCGGGCGTGCTGGCCGCCGCGCTGCTGCAGGCCATGACGGACGCCGACCCGGAGCGCACCCAGGCCCGCCTGGAGAAGTACGAGCAGCTCTCCGACCAGCACCAGTTCTTCCTGAAGGACTGAAGCACACGGGTTTGCGCACCCGTGCGCCGGGCGCGGTGAAGATCCTGCGGTCACCTCTGCCACGGACGGGGATCATCCACGACAAATCACGCATGAATGTTTTCATACGTCTTGCAAAGCAGACGGCATATATAAATACTGCTCACGGACCGCGCCCGGATCACCACTCGGGCACGTTCCGCACCTGCGGACTCACCGCCAGCACCACCGCCCCGAGAAAGCCGACGGACCGCCCATGCGCCAGCACCTCCCGCGCCGCGCGGTCCCCAGGCGCCCGGGGGCCCCGCACGGACACCCCCAGCCGCCGTCCCCTACCCACGTCGGCGCCGGGGTGTACCGGGGCGCGCCGTCTGCGCGACGCGCCCGTGGCGGCTCCGGCCATCCCCTAGGCCGGGGCCGCCCCGCACCCGTCGACCACCCTCACGACGCCGCACACCGGAAGCGATCACCATGCCTCTGACCAGCACCCGTATCAGCCCCGACTGGCCCTGCCAGGTCAAGGAGCCGGGCTCGTACGACTGGGAGCGCTCGGCCGCCAAGTGGCTGCGCGACCTGATCCCCGCACGCTACGCCAGCTACCCGGCCCTCATCCGGCACCCCGTGCTGCTCGCCCGGCACGCCCAGCTGCAGGTCCAGCAGGAGATCCGGGTGGCGCGGACCGCGCTGCAGACCGCCCGGGCCGAGCTGCCGATGCTCGGGCTGCCCGAGTCGGTCATCGAGCACACGATCAAGCTGTACGCCGCCGAGGTCCTGCAGCTGCAGCACATCGCCCGCAGCGTCCGCGCGGTCAGCGAGGCCCTGGCCGCCCGCGGCACGGGCCGCTGACCCGGCCGGCCCCCGGCTCCGCCGGCCGGCGCGTGCCCCGGTCCGCCCCGTGTCGCGGGCGATCCGCGCCCCTTGCTCGCGGATTCCCTGCGGAGGACCCACGGAGGTCTGCGGGCGGTCGTACGAAGTATGTGTGCAGCTCATATGAATCCGGGTCCCGCAGACAGGTGATCAATGGGCCCCTGATGTGCCATGCTCATCGCGTGACGAGCGAGCCCGTGCACCCGGTGGATCCCACCGGCGCCGATCTGGCGGCTCTGGCGCGAGTCGTGGCCCGACAGCGCGCGGAGCTGGAACGGCTTCGGGACCTGTCCGCGACCTCGGCGGTCGTGGAGCGGGCCAAGGGCGTGCTCATGGCCGTCACCGGCTGCACCCCCGAAGCGGCCCACGAGGAGCTGGCGCAGTGCGCCCGGGACGGCAACCGCACCCTCCTCGAGCAGTGCTGGCTCACCCTCGGCGCCCTGCTGCCGCCGAAGGAGCGGCCGTCCGCCGCACCGACTCCCGCCGAAGCACCGGCCACCGGCCCGCGCCGGGCCGCGCCCACCGGCACCGCCGACCTCGCGCAGACACTGGGCTCCATAGGCCGCGACCTGGTCCGCGTCGGCACGCCGCAGGAGCTGGCCCAGTGCCTGCTGGACCGCCTCGCGCCCGAGACGGACGCGGACGCCGTACTGCTGTACGAGCGGCTGCCCGAGGGCGGACTCGAACTGACCGGGCACGCCGGCATCGACCGGACCCTCGCCGCCCAGTGGCGGTACGTGCCCCCCGTGACCGGGGTGGCCGCGCTCGACGCCCTGCGGTCCGGCCGGCCGCAGTGGCTCGAGGACATCCCCGTGCACACCGACCGGTTCCTGCTGCTCGGGGAGTCGCCGGGGCGCTGGACCAGCAGGGCCTGGCTGCCCCTGCCCGACGGGGGCGGCGCGGGTGCGGCCCTCGGCGTGCTGCGCCGGGGCGGGGTGTTCGCGCCGCGCGAGCGGGAGCTCCTGGTGGCCGTGGCCCGGCTGGCCGCGGGCCGGCTGCGCGCCTTCGACACCGACCGGGAACCCGCCGATGAGGGCGTCGCCCAGGCCGCGCAGGCGGTGCTCGACGCGCTGCCGGGCGCCGCGCTCGTGCTGACTCCCCTGCGCACCGCCTCGGGCGAGGTGGAGGACTACCGCATCGACGCCGTCGCACCGGAGGCGGTCGACGGCTTCGGGCGCAAGGGCCGGGAGCTGGTCGGCAAGCGGCTCCTGGAGAGCTATCCGTTCATCGCGGGCGAGCCGCTGTGGCACGGCTGTCTGGAGGCCCTGGAGACGGGGGTGCCGTTCGAGAGCGCGCCGTTCGTCCACCAGGACCCGGTCGGCGAGTCGCTCGTGACCGGCACCTACTCGGTGCGGGCCGCCCCGCTGGGCGAGGGCCTGCTGGTCACGTGGGTGCGGCACGACCACGTGGAGCGGCAGGAGCAGCGCCTGGCCGACGTGCAGCGGCTCGGCAAGCTCGGCTGGGCCACCTGGAACCTGGTCACCGGCGAGATCTCCTGGTCCGAGCAGACGTACGCCGTGCTCGGCCGGGGGTCCGCGCAGCCGCCGCTCGGTCTGCTGCGGCTGCCGGACCTGGCCCTGCCGGAGGACACCGGCCCGCTCGCCCACGCCATCGCCGAACTGGTCCGCCACGCCCGGCCGTGCGACGTGCCGTTCCGCATCGAAACAGCCGAGGAGGTACGGCACCTGCGGCTGGTGGCGGAGGCCTCGACGGCGCCCGACGGCACTCCCGTCGAGGTGCACGGCTTCGTCCAGGACCTCACCCGGCAGCGCAGCGCGGAGCTGGCGCTGGTGGAGAGCGAGCGCACGATGCTGTTGCAGCGCGGAATCCTGCAGGCCGAGCGTGCCCTCGCCGCCCGGCTGCAGCATGCGCTGCTGCCGCTGCCGAGCAAGCCGGTGCGGCGGGCGGGGCTGCGGGTCGAGGTCGCGTATCTGCCCTCGCAGTCCGGCATCCACGTGGGCGGCGACTGGTTCAGCGCCATCGAACTGCCGGACGACGACGCGCTGTTCGT
This genomic interval from Streptomyces sp. NBC_00557 contains the following:
- a CDS encoding BlaI/MecI/CopY family transcriptional regulator; translation: MAGTGARGRAERRSAGALESEVLATLWATDRPLTPAEIQAEVDGALAYNTVHTILKRLYDKGLVLRDADGRRGAYRPAKNAAELTAEAMHEALDRGPDPIAALQQFVTGLSPEEERALRDLLAGDGA
- a CDS encoding M56 family metallopeptidase, with the translated sequence MTYDVYTPLVLSLLLSAAGPLIARRAAPALAARVLTSAAVLTAGATTWSLVLLAATLLGAAPPVIREAREDGHPVTDPVPGAIGAAACLALLAVGVRVYRAVRAERRTRRVLRRLCAGHPADTELIVAASEVPQAFAIPGRPGRILVTSAMLSALGPAERRVLLAHERAHLSHRHGSLVTAATLAVAADPLLRPVRSAIAFLVERWADEQAASTVRDRRTAARALARAALTAGRARACALGFADRSVTRRIAALQTSPPPRLWPAAAGVLLLGALATLLAADATGDLLRQLSGALS
- a CDS encoding glycoside hydrolase family 65 protein: MITDRSYTVEPWAVRETALDLGVLAQSESVFALSNGHVGWRGNLDEGEPHGLPGSYLNGVHEVHPLPYAEAGYGYPESGQTVINVTNGKIIRLLVDDEPFDLRYGRLVSHERVLDLRRGVLERTCEWTSPAGSTVRVRSTRLVSLTQRAVAAIAYEVEAVGDRSRVVIQSELVANETLPESDGDPRAAIALQSPLEQEDHFASGSRLRLVHRTRRSGLRVAVAADHVVSGPERTTTRSESGTDVARLTVTSVLEPGQTLRVEKLVAHGWSGARSLPAMADQVDAALAAAAHDGWQGLLADQRACLDDFWARADVEVEGDEQIQQAVRFALFHVLQAGARAEQRAIPAKGLTGSGYDGHAFWDTEMFVLPVLVHTAPAAVAEALRWRYNTLDEARERAAQLGLAGAAFPWRTIAGPEGSAYWPAGTAAFHVNAGIADAVVRYVEATGDTVFERETGVELLVETARLWRSLGHHDAHGVFHIDGVTGPDEYSAIADDNTYTNLMARQNLLAAADAAERHPREAARLGVDEEETASWRDAADAMHVPYNHELRVHEQHAGFTRYQRWDFAGTRPDQYPLLLHFPYFDLYRKQVVKQADLVLAMYTCGDFFADRYDEEQVARNFAYYEPLTVRDSSLSACCQAVIAAETGHLDLAWDYTTEAALMDLRDLEHNTRDGLHIASLAGSWMALVAGFGGMRRDGERLRFAPRLPERLSRLAFNVEFRGRRLRVEIGADKATYALLDGPPLTLRHHGEPLTVSTDGPAVRAMPPAVRRPAPDQPPHRTPNGG
- a CDS encoding HAD family hydrolase — encoded protein: MTQLGLPDEIQACLFDLDGVVTKTAVVHAAAWKETFDAFLRGYAGEQGRPFDAVADYDEYVDGRPRADGVRAFLDSRGIHLPEGTPDDPPDARTVHGLGNRKNVLLLEKIRTGGVEAYEGTLRYLEAVRAAGLRTAIVSSSANCRDVLRAVGAEHLFDVRVDGVVAAARHLPGKPHPDTFLAAAHDLGVEPSRAAVFEDALAGMDAGRSGGFGYVVGVDRVGQTDALYAHGASIVVKDLAELGGKQ
- a CDS encoding nucleoside/nucleotide kinase family protein — encoded protein: MPLTFDDLLDRARGLVRGGRRALLGIAGSPGAGKTTLAEHLVRALNADGPPWAAHVPMDGFHLADAELDRLGRRDRKGAPDTFDAAGYAALLRRLREDTDEVVYAPGFERVLEQPLAGAIPVPPAARLVVTEGNYLLLAEGSWARVRPCLDEVWYCEADEPERIRRLIARHEEFGKDHETAVAWVLGTDQRNAALVAATRGQADLVVPATALRPPSRATECRPAGSSGPG
- a CDS encoding phospholipid carrier-dependent glycosyltransferase — translated: MMAREQHLVLTREPSAAEPRPAPGRRVYAWLRRRRRWLVPLLAALLLAQMAAVMVTTAVQQTPTIDEPVYVATAADYLHEHRIRYNPEHPPLGKLLIAAGVAVAGPHYDPSYTGTQGDVGRHLLYESGNDPWRVMLWARLPVIVLTLLSGLVAFAFARELTGVAGGLVALALYAFSPDLIAHGSLATLDVPMAGFVLTSAWLVWRARRRPALYLPLAGAALGAALATKMSALPAVPVLMALAAVSVLASKPPSPHPAPHKALSPHPAPRAALSAYAALRAALSALAGPREARRRTALRALAGAVVVAVVAVAVVWAAYLAVDPLLRFSPAEPVPALHGLRGRLVGLLPLPGAYRAGMRVQFALEAYPWQGYLFGRLYTGSLWYYLPAALLVKTPLGLLVPGAAGAVAVVAARRLRPAAPYLLLPPGVLLAAAMTGSRDFGTRYALFVPMFLAVAAACAPRPGRRWTAVATAALVLFAAVSSLRTFPYYLPYSNEAFGGPARTHRLLHDSNVDWGQDLGRLADRLRQRYPGERVWLVYKGSGVPSYYGIRAADPRGVPPERVHGLLVVSDSALAKARGRLAELVAGSRPAGDVGHSISLFRR
- a CDS encoding MurR/RpiR family transcriptional regulator, with product MPSPQQARAQASAITSGKTAPEAEASPTSRLRELFDGPRLSPGQRRIAQYLIEHITEAAFLSITELADRVGVSQPSVTRFAGAVGFSGYPALREKLQSIALSSLAGGPGEEDRANELQAAVDAEIENLENLRRDFADPEKIIQVGRELSRSTPLTVLGLRISESLAEYFGYAARRIHPDVRLVTRGGSVAYDALLQCREAGGTWVLAFAMPRHSQETLQAVRVARGAGLKVALVTDLALGPVADEADVTFATGTGSRLVFDSYAAPGVLAAALLQAMTDADPERTQARLEKYEQLSDQHQFFLKD
- a CDS encoding SpoIIE family protein phosphatase, yielding MCHAHRVTSEPVHPVDPTGADLAALARVVARQRAELERLRDLSATSAVVERAKGVLMAVTGCTPEAAHEELAQCARDGNRTLLEQCWLTLGALLPPKERPSAAPTPAEAPATGPRRAAPTGTADLAQTLGSIGRDLVRVGTPQELAQCLLDRLAPETDADAVLLYERLPEGGLELTGHAGIDRTLAAQWRYVPPVTGVAALDALRSGRPQWLEDIPVHTDRFLLLGESPGRWTSRAWLPLPDGGGAGAALGVLRRGGVFAPRERELLVAVARLAAGRLRAFDTDREPADEGVAQAAQAVLDALPGAALVLTPLRTASGEVEDYRIDAVAPEAVDGFGRKGRELVGKRLLESYPFIAGEPLWHGCLEALETGVPFESAPFVHQDPVGESLVTGTYSVRAAPLGEGLLVTWVRHDHVERQEQRLADVQRLGKLGWATWNLVTGEISWSEQTYAVLGRGSAQPPLGLLRLPDLALPEDTGPLAHAIAELVRHARPCDVPFRIETAEEVRHLRLVAEASTAPDGTPVEVHGFVQDLTRQRSAELALVESERTMLLQRGILQAERALAARLQHALLPLPSKPVRRAGLRVEVAYLPSQSGIHVGGDWFSAIELPDDDALFVVGDVAGHGVDAVATMAQLRFTAKGMVSTGSSLTGALERLNYLLLHSRDGQITATMVLARYDPDRHVLAWAQAGHLPPLLVRDGEARYLDRPGGILLGASATPVYESAELRLEPGDRLLLYTDGLVERPGESLEAGLNRLTEAVRAQSPAESGSLDALLTTMIADERRDDVCVLDIRMPVDDVADADM